TCGAAATGGTGATCTTTGTCGGCATCCTGATGTTCGGCCTGCTCTACGCGTGGAAAAAGGGCCTGCTGCGCTGGTACTAAACGCGGACTGATCGGGACCCATGCTGGAACTCGACAAGTTGATCGGATTCGTCGGCGCGCAGATCGCTGCACTGGTGACAGCGCTCGGACTGGGACCGGATTGGGTGACGCTCGTGCAGTTGGTGGTCGCGGCGCTGACCCTGATCGGCTTCGCCTCAGTGATGGTGTTGGGGCTGGTGTACGCGGAACGCAAAGTCTCCGCGCACATCCAGATGCGCGTGGGGCCGATGCGCGTTGGCTGGCACGGGATCCTGCAGACATTGGCCGATGCCGTCAAGTTGCTCCAGAAAGAAGACATCACACCGTCGAATGTCGACCGCGCCATTTATTTTTGGGCGCCGATTGTGACGTTTGTAGCCGCCTTTGCGGTCTACGCGGTCATCCCCTTCGGCCGGGGACTGGTCGTCACCGATTTGAACATCGGCATACTCTATATCCTGGCGATCACAACATTCGGCGTCATCGGATTGCTGATGGCGGGATGGTCGTCGAACAACAAGTATTCACTGTTGGGCGGGTTCCGCTCGGCCGCGCAGGTGGTCTCCTACGAAGTGCCGATGGCGCTGGCGGTGATCGGCGTAGTGATGCTGACCCAGACGCTCTCGATGGTGCAGATCGTCGGGCAACAGGAGAAATTCTATCAGTGGTATGTGTGGCGTCAGCCGATCGGCTTTCTCATTTACTTTGTCGCCGCCACCGCCGAAGTCAATCGGACGCCGTTCGATCTGCCCGAGGCCGATTCGGAGTTGGTCGCCGGATTTGTCACCGAGTATTCCGGGATGAAGTTCGCGATGTTCTTCCTCGCGGAGTTTCTCAACATGTTCACGGTCGCGGCGATCGGCACGACGCTGTTCTTCGGCGGCTGGAACGGCCCCGTGTTGCCGTCGTGGATGTGGTTTCTGATCAAAACCCTCGCCGGGGTGTTCGTTTTGATGTGGATGCGCTGGACTTATCCGCGTCTGCGGGTCGACCAACTCATGGGATTCGCCTGGAAGTTTTTGCTGCCGCTGGCGATCCTCAACATTCTGATCACCGGGCTGTTCGTCGTGCTCTTTTAATCGGCCGATGGATACGATCACACTGGTCTTCTTCGCGCTGGCGCTGTTGATCATCACGAGCGCGCTGTTTGTGGTGACGTCGAAGAACATCTTCCACTCGGCGATCTTTCTGATTATGGCGCTCTTCGGCGCGGCGGGTATGTTCGTCATGCTGGAAGCGCCGTTTTTGGCGGCCGCGCAGGTGCTGATCTATGTCGGCGCCATTGCGATCCTGATGATCTTCGCGGTGATGCTGACTGCGCGCATCGCCGACGAATCGATCATTCACACCAATGAACAGGTGCCCGCCGGACTGGCGATTGCGCTGGGACTGCTGGCGGTCATCCTCTATGGACTGTGGAACACGCCGTTGACGATCCACGGCGGCACACCGCCGTCCGGCGGCGGTCACAAGTTGGGCGAGTTGTTCCTGACAACCTTCGTGCTGCCCTTTGAAGTCGTATCGGTGTTGCTGCTGGCGGCGCTGGTCGGCGCGTTGATCATCGCGCGGCGCGATCCCGGCGCGACACCGCGTCCGAACGATCAATCAGCGGAGCAGACCGGCGCATAGGACCGATCATGCATGTCGAAATCGGACTGAGTCACTACCTCGCGCTCTCGGCGATCGTCTTTTGCATCGGCGTGTTTGGAATGCTGACGCGCCGCAACGGAATCGGTGTGCTCATGTCGATTGAATTGATGTTCAATGCGGTCAATATCACGCTGGTCGCGTTCGCGCGGTATGTCACACCGGTGGAAATCACCGGGCAGGTGATCGCGGCGTTTACCATCGCGGTCGCCGCCGCCGAAGCGACCGTCGCGCTGGCGATCGTGCTGCTGATCTACCAGCACCATCGCGGAATCGATGTGGACCGGATCAACATCATGAAGTGGTAGGGATCGCCCCCCCTCTCCCTGTGGAAGAGGGCCGGGGTGAGGGAAACATAAAACAGACATAACATCATGCTCTCCCACGCCTGGATCATACCGCTTCTGCCGCTTTTGGCGATGGTGCTGATCATGTTCGTGACGCACCGAAACCGCACGATCTCCTCGGCGCTGTCGATCGCCGCGGTCGGCATCGGCTTTGTCTATTCGTGGATCATCGCCGTCGACATCTGGACATTCCCGGCGGTCCACCGCTTCAGTATCGAATGGCTCAATCTCGGGCCGTCGATGAACATCCCCCTGGGGATTCAGATCGATGGGCTGACGGCGATGATGCTGATCGTGGTGACGACCGTCTCGCTGATGGTCCAGATTTATTCGCTGGGTTACATGCACGGCGATCCGCGTTTCTCGCGATTCTACGCGTTCCTGTCGCTGTTTACGATGGCGATGACCACACTGGTACTGGCCGACAATTTTTTTCTGATGTTCGTCAGTTGGGAACTGGTCGGTCTGGCCTCATATCTGCTCATCGGCTATTACTTCGAAAAACAGTCCGCCGCCGACGCCGGAAAGAAGGCGTTCATCACGACCCGTCTGGGCGATCTGGGATTCATAGTCGGCCTGTTGATGCTGTACACCGCGTGCGGCACGCTGGCGTTCGACGGCGTCTTCGGAGCGGTGGAATCGGGCACACTCGGCGGTGGGTACCTGGCCGCGGCCGCGGTGTTTCTGTTCATGGGCGCAATCGGCAAGTCGGCCCAGGTGCCGTTGCATGTTTGGCTTCCGGATGCGATGGAGGGCCCGACCCCGGTCTCGGCGCTGATCCATGCCGCGACGATGGTGGTCGCCGGTGTTTATCTGGTCGCGCGTTCGATGACCATTTTCATGGCGGCCGAATCGGCGGCGATGCTGGTCGCCTGGATCGGCATCATCACCTCGGTCATGGCCGCCGGCATCGGTCTGGTGCAAAACGACATCAAGCGCGTGCTCGCCTATTCGACCGTGTCGCAACTCGGTTACATGATCATGGCGCTGGGATTGGGCGGCTTTACGGCGGGGACATTCCACCTGATGACGCACGCCTTCTTCAAGGCGCTGCTGTTTCTCGCCGCCGGTTCGGTCATCCACGCGGTGCACACCAATGACATTCGCGAGATGGGCGGACTCTTCCCCAAAATGAAAACGACGGCGACTACGTTTTTTATCGCCGCGTTTGCGATCGCGGGCATCTTCCCGCTCTCGGGTTTCTGGTCAAAGGATGAAATCGTCGCCGCAACGCTGGGCCATCCGATCTTCACCGCCCTGACGCTGTTGGTGGCATTCATGACCGCCTTTTACATGTTCCGTCTCTGCTTCCTTGTGTTTACCGGCAAGCCGCGCGACCAGCACAAGTTCGATCACGCGCACGAATCTCCCCGGTCGATGACGATGCCGCTGGTCTTCCTCGCGGTGCTATCGGTCATCTCGGGATGGATCGGACTGCCGTGGCTCACGCACGGTTTCTCATCGGTCGTCTATCACGGGCATCCGCACCACGCCGAGTTTCATCTGAACCTGGCGCTGATCGCCACCACGGCGGGGTTGGCCGGAATCGGACTGGCGTACCTGATGTATTACAGGCGTTCGCTCTCGCCGGAACGCATCGGCGCGGCGCTGCCGGGCGTGTATCGGACTCTGTTGAACAAATACTACGTCGATGAGGCATACGACGTCCTGTTCATCCGCCCCTACTACGCGATGTGCCGCGGATGGTTTTGGTTCGATCAGAACATCGTCGATGGTCTGGTCAATGGCACGGGAGCGTTCGCGCTGGGCTGGGGCCGTTTCCAACGGTGGTTCGACGAGACGTTTGTCGACGGCGCGGTTAACGGCATCGGACGCGTCACGCGCGGCTTCGGACTGGTGGTGCGTCATGTGCAGACCGGTCAGATGCAAAACTATGCCTTCATCATTTTTGCGGCGCTCGTGGTGATGTGGCTGCTGCGGTGAGTGAGCGACTGTTACGACGGGAGACCAAGCAATGTCCGGCATTCTATCGTGGATGATCTTCCTTCCCATCGCGGGCAGCGTCGCTGTCCTGCTGCTGCCGAAGGACAACCACAAGGCAATCCGGTGGACATCGGTCCTGTTCACTGCGATTCCGCTGCTGCTGTCGCTGATGCTGCTGTCGGCCTACGACAGCACGACCGCCGCCTTTCAGTTTCAGGAACAGGCGGCGTGGATCCCGGCGCTGAATGTCAACTATCACCTCGGAGTCGACGGGCTGGCGGTGCCGATGCTGTTTCTGACGGCGCTGCTGTCGTTTCTGTCGATCTTCATCTCGTTTAACATCGACAAACGCGTCAAAGAGTACTTCGCCTTCTTCATGCTGTTGGAGGCCGGTATGATGGGCGTCTTCTGCGCGCTCGATTTCTTCCTGTTCTATGTGTTCTGGGAAGTGATGCTGGTGCCGATGTATTTCCTGATCGGCATCTGGGGCGGACCGCGCAAAGAATACGCCGCCATCAAGTTTTTCCTCTACACGCTCTTCGGTTCGGTCTTCATGCTGGTGGCGATCCTGGCTTTGTATTTCACCTCGATGCCGCATTCGCTGTCGATCCTCGAACACATTCAGCGCGCGCCGCAGTTGGGACATGGATTCCAATTGTTTGCCTTCGTCTTTTTCTTCATCGCCTTTGCGATCAAGATCCCGACGCTGCCGTTTCATACCTGGCTCCCCGATGCGCATGTCGAGGCGCCGACCGCGGTCTCAGTCATTCTGGCCGGTGTGCTGCTGAAGATGGGAACGTACGCGCTGTTGCGCATCTCGTTTCCGATGTTCCCCCATGCGACCAGGTACTTCGCCTTCCCCATGGCCGTGCTCGGTGTCGCCGGCATCATCTATGGCGCCTTCGTCTGCATGGCGCAGAAGGATCTGAAGAAACTGGTCGCGTACTCATCGGTCTCGCACATGGGATACTGCCTGCTGGGCATGGCCGCGGTCGGCTCGGTCGCCGGGATTTCCGGGTGCATGTTCCAGATGGTCTCGCACGGACTGATCACCGGGGCGCTGTTTATGCTGGTCGGCGTGATCTACGACCGCACACACAACCGTGAGATCGACGCTTACGGCGGCATGTGGCTGAAGGTGCCCGTGTACACCGGCGTGATGATTCTCTTCGTGCTCGGATCGCTCGGACTGCCGGGACTGTCGGGGTTTGTCAGTGAGTTCATGGTATTCCTGGGCGCGTTCCCGTATTTCAGGACAACGGTCGCCATCGGCGTGATCGGCGTGCTGTTGACGGCGGTGTACTTCCTGCGCATGATCCAGAAGATGTTTTTGGGACCGATCGCCGGGCACAGCGAACAGTTGACCGAAATCAACGGACGCGAGCTCTTTGCGGTGATTCCGTTAGGCGTGTTGATGATCGCCATCGGCGTTTACCCGTCGCTGCTGAGCGATTACATCAAGGCCACGATCGAAAACCTGGTGCGGCTGATCGGGGCCTGAGAACAGTTTGTTCGAAACGCACATGAACAACGACGAAAGAGTCAGTGCTGTCCTTCTGAGGAGTTCCGTTCCGCCGAACGCGGGACGGGACGACGAAGAATCTGCTGTTGTCCCCCCATGCGGAAAGAAACAGATGCTGCGCTTCCCTCGGCTGCGCTCGGCACAAGTCGCCCGGGATGGCACAGTGGCCATGTGTGATTTCAGAGGGTAACGCGACCAGCCATGAGCTTCGACATCGCCGCCTTCTACGCCGACTGGGACATCATCCTCCCGGAGTCGTTCCTGTTGCTATGGGGCATGGCGATCATTTTTGCCGCCGTCTTGAAGAAGGGCGGCGACAACAATTCCGGCGCGTTCGCGGTCTGGACGATCATCGGCGTGCTGATCACCGCCGCCTGGGTGGCGTACACCGGCGACGGCGCCGCGTTCGGCGGCTCGCTGGTCTTCGACCGGCTCGCTGTGGTGTTCAAGGAAGTCGTGCTGCTGGCGTTGGTGTTGACCGTGGTGTCGTCGATCGACACGGTCGGACGCTTCCCCGCGCACCGCGGCGAATACTACGGCATGCTGCTGTTCTCGGCGGTCGGGATGATGTTGATGGTCTCGGCGACCGAACTCCTGCTGTTGTATCTCGCCATCGAGCTGTCGAGCATTTCGCTGATGGTCCTGGCGGCGTATCGCAAGACCAGCAGGCGCTCGGCCGAGGCGGGCCTGAAATATGTCATCTTAGGCGGCATTTCATCGGCGATTCTCTTATACGGTGTTGCTCTCCTCTATGGACTGACCGGCACGACCGAACTGGCCGCGATCAAGACATCGCTGGAGGACATCTACACACAGAATGCCGGCTTCCCCCCCGGCGTCTTTCTGGCGCTGATCTTTCTGTTGGCCGGATTCGGATTCAAACTGGCGCTGGCGCCGTTTCACATGTGGGCGCCCGATGTGTACGAGGGCGCGCCGACTCCGATCACGGCGTTTATCTCGGTGGCATCCAAAGCCGCGGCGGTGGCCGCGTTCATTCGCGTGTTCTTCGTTGGATTGGAGTACTCGCAGTCGCTCTGGCTGCATGCGATTGCGGTGATGGCGGCGCTGGCAATGATCATCGGCAATGTCACCGCCATCGTGCAAAGCAACATCAAACGCATGCTGGCGTACTCGTCGGTCGCGCAGATCGGATACATCCTGGTCGGAGCGGTCGCGCTCGACAGTTGGGGGACCGCGTCGATGGCGTTTTACTCGCTGGCGTATCTGTTCGCCAACATGGGCGCGTTCATGTGCGTGATCGCCTTCTCCGACCAAACCGGCTCCGATGACATCAACGATTACACGTCGCTGGCGCGGCGTTCGCCGGTGCTGGCGGCGCTCTTCGCCTTGTTCCTGCTGTCGTTGACCGGGATTCCGCCGACCGCAGGATTCATGGCAAAGTATTATGTCTTTTTGGCCGCGATCCGCGCCGGATACATGTGGCTGGTGATCATCGGGCTTCTGACTTCGGTGATCGCGCTGTACTACTACGCCGGCATCATCCGCAAAATGTATTTCCCGCTTGAGCAGCCCGAAGGCGGACTGAATATGTCCGGGTCGCTGCGTCTCGCCTTAACAATCGCCGCCGTCGGCACAGTACTTTTCGGCGTCTACCCCGGCCCCTTTGTCGACTGGGTCAAGAACGCCGCCGATCTGCTGATGGCCGCGCGGTAATTACTCGAATCCATATCAGGTTCTCGTAGGGGCACGGCGTGCCGTGCCCTGACCGCGCTGACCCGGCGCCCCTGCAGAATGAACGCGCTCACACAGCACCTGCGCCGCTCTGTCAAAACCCCATCCTCCCGCTTGACACTCCATAGGGATCGAGTATGATGATATCAGACACCCCGCTTTCAGAGGCGCATTCGAGGCCAAGCCATGCGCGCACGATCCTTCAAATCCCGGCTCTCCGTCAGTGCTCTTGCAATACTGGCACTCGCGTTAGCAGACACGCAACTCGCACACTCCGCTGACGACCCTCAATCCTCGCCGTTGTTTGACCAGAGCTTGCGGCAGTCGATCGACCGGCTAGACCCCACGGCTGCACCGCTTCCAGACAGCCAATTGCCCGAAGCGACGGACGTCGCTGACACGACAATTTCGTGTATATATGAATTGGTCTGTGTCGAAGGCGATCCGGATTCCGTGGCTGAATTGGGATTGGTCATTGGCATGCACCGCAAACGGAATTCCTGCTCCAGCAGATTCAATTGTGCGCAATTCACTCAGTCGATGATCGGCTCGCTCTGCTTGTCGTGGCGCTTTATACGGTGTGAATCGACGGATCTTCCTCCGATTCCCGGCGTGTGGATGCGCGATTACTACGACGCCTGTGCCTGTGGCGGAGGCACAACACGCGACGCATCACCGACGTGCCTTGTGCCGACATGCATTATGTCGACGTGCATCGGAGGAATGACGTGTACCGGAAGTTACGTATCCTGTGCGGGAGCGCCAACCTGCGACGGACCGACTTGCGATCCGCCGACCACGTGTGATCCACTTCCTACATGCGGTCAGCATACGACTTGTTCAGCCAACACAACTTGTAGCGCAACATGCCCGGTCTACAGCAGCTGCGCCGGGCACACCGCTTGCGACGCGACCTGCACTGGCGAAACCTGCGGGGAGAATACCTGTGCTCCGGCTGCAAGCTGCCCTGTGGGTCCGACTTGTTACGGGTCGTATACGTGCGGTCACGTCACGTGTGAACGCAGCACCACATGCACGACGTGCCATCTCATTCCGACATGTGAACCCACATGCTTTTCCCCCACTTGTCCAGACTATACCACATGCGGAACCACCTGCGATGGACAGACGTGCGAGGGCAGTACCTGCTCTCCACAATTCACTTGCGACGTCTGGATATCGACCTGCGTCGGAGTCTCCTGTGACGGCGCTACCTGTGACCCCTCCTTTGTCACCTGCATAGGGCCAACATGCCTGGCGACCTGCGGCGGAGGTCTCACCTGCAACGGCGAGACTTGTATACTGTATTCCACCTGTCCGGACCATTCCACCTGTGGCACAACGTGCGTGACGTCGACTTGCTCCGGATTCGTGACGTGTGGCAATACATGTGTCACTCCAACATGCGAACAGTACTCCACCTGCGGTTACCTCCCCAATTGCCTGTTGTGCAACTGCCCTTCGCAGGGCGATCTCAACCGCGATGGACGGCTCAATCTCATTGATCTTTTGGGGTTCCTGAACATCCTGATGGATCGACCGGTGACATACCGTGCCGATGCGACCTGCCCCGCCATCGACCGCGCTGATTTGAATTGCGATGACGAACACACGATGATCGATGTCATTATCATGGTCGATTACGTGTTCCGACGGGTCGACGATCGGTGTAATCCGTGCATCCAGTAAAGTCCTGTCTCCGACCCGCCCTTGGCTGACAGTGTGGACTCTGTTTGTAGAGGCACGACGCGTCGTGCCCCTACGACCGCAGATCATCGACATGTTTCGAGTCGCCCACCGTGGTGCGACTTTGCGTATCTTCCCCGCATGTCGATGGATCATGAAAACTTCGGCTACAACGCCACGGTCATCGACCATTTCCAGAACCCTCGCAACGCCGGGGACATGGACAACCCGTCGTGCATCGGTGTGGCGCGCAATTCCGACTGCGGCGACATGCTCAAGCTGACGTTGCGCATCGACGGCGACCGCATCACCGAGGTGAAGTTCAAGACCTTCGGCTGCGGCGCCGCGATCGCCTCGTCCTCGATGCTGACACTGTTGTTGAAGGACAAGTCAGTTGCCGACGCGGCACGGATTACCGACAGCGACGTCGCCGCGGCATTGGGCGGTCTGCCGGAGCACAAGATTCATTGCTCGGTGCTCGCGCAGGAGGCGACGGCGGCCGCATTGGCCGACTGGAAGAGACGCCATCAAATCCAACACTCGTAACTCTTCGTGTGCCGGTCAGCCCTTGGGCTGACGGTCGTCGCGCAGCGGCATCGCTCACGTTTCGTGTGCCGGTCAGCCCTTGGGCTGACGGTCGTCGCGCAGCGGCATCGCTCACGTTTCGTGTGCCGGTCAGCCCTTGGGCTGACGGTCGTCGCACAGCGGCAAAGCTCACGTTTCGTGTGCCGGTCAGCCCTTGGGCTGACGGTCGTCGCGCAGCGGCAAAGGTCACGTTGATCGGAGTCCTATAGGCCCATGGCCCGCGGTCAGCCCGAGGGCTGACCCGCACCGAACGCCCGTAACTCTTTCTGGAACATCACAATCAGTGCGAACTGTCGGCGGCGCCGATTGTTATGATACATTATGGGGGGAGTGCCGATCCGGTCAGTGAATGGTGGCCACGGCCGACATCTTGAGACGGGAGCCGGATTGGGGTATTATAGGGGGAGGGACGGAATAGAGCTGATGGGCACGTTGGTCAAACACGCAGAGGAGCAGCACCCATCGGTGTCGGCGTGTGCCGTCACCGCGCGTCCGGAGGATGACGTCCTGAGGGCGCGCATCCGCGGCCAGATCGACCGTTGGGACAAACGGCTGGTGATCCTGGCGCATCATTACCAACGCAAGGAAGTGGTGCCGTTCGGCAACTTTGTCGGAGACTCCTACTATCTCTCCAAAGTCGCGTCGCAACAGCAGCGGGCCGAACACATCGTCTTCTGCGGCGTGCACTTTATGGCCGAATCGGCGCGCATCCTCTGCCGTCCCGAGCAACGCGTCTACCTGCCGAACCTGCGCGCCGGCTGTCCCATGGCCGACATGGCCGATGAGATTCAGGTCGATGATTCCTGGGATTGGCTCGGCGAGCACTTCGACCAGAAGACGATCATCCCGATTTCCTACATGAACTCGGCGGCATCATTGAAGGCGTTCTGCGGCGCCAATGGCGGATTGATCTGCACCTCGTCGAATGCCGAGGCGGCGTTTCGCTGGGCATTCGCCCGCGGCGAGAAAGTCTTCTTCTTCCCCGATGAACATCTCGGCACCAACACGGCGAATCGTTTGTGTATCCCGCGCGAACAGCGCGTGATGTTCGATCCGCTGCACCCACCGACCGATCCGGAGCCGTTTCGTCGCGCAAAAGTCATCCTGTGGAAGGGATTCTGCCACGTGCATGTCAACTTCACGCCCGATCATGTGCGGCAGGTCCGACAGCACTACCCCGGCGTCAAAGTGGTCGTACACCCCGAATGCACCGAAGCTGTCGTCGATCTGGCCGATGCCGTGGGATCGACCGCGTTCATCACAAAGTACGTTGAAGCTCAGCCCGCCGGATCGATCATCGCCATCGGCACCGAGATCAACTTGACCTCGCGTCTGGCCGACGAGCATCCCGACAAGACGATCTTTGAGTTATCGGGACAGAACTGCCCATTGTGCGTCAACATGTTCCGTACTTCACTCGAAGACCTTGCGAACTGCCTCGATGAACTCGGCAGCGATTCCCACTCCAAAGAAATCACGGTCAAGCCCGAGATTGCCCGCGACGCGCGGTTGGCGCTGGATCGGATGCTGGAGTTGAAGCAGTAGCATCCGGCCGCGAGCCGCGCACGATTCCCCGGCATCACTCAACCGACCCCACGAGGCACGGAGTCATCCGCCCGTGTCCGGCACGGGCCGGATTCGTCTCCGATTGGTCGTACTTTTGCCTCTCAGAATCCCTATTTTGTCGGTCGATGCGCGGCGAGACCATCGGACAATACCGCATCATTGACAAACTCGGCGCCGGCGGCATGGGAGAGGTCTTTCTGGCGGAAGACACCAAACTCAAGCGCAAGGTCGCGCTGAAGTTTCTGCCGGAGAGTCTGAGTGCAGTCGCTGAAGCGCGCGCCCGTTTCGAACGGGAGGCGCGCGCGCAGGCGGCGCTGTCGCATCCCAATGTTGTCGTTGTCCACGATGTGGCTGTGCACAACGGACGGCCCTTCATCGTCATGGAACATATCGACGGGATGCCGCTCGGTGAGTATTGCCTCACAGAGAGTCCGTCGGTCAGTGCGAGAATTCGTCTGGCGATAGGAATTGCCGAAGGATTGGCGGCCGCTCACCGTGCGAGTATCATCCACCGCGACTTAAAGCCCGCGAACATCTTAGTCGCATCCGACGGACGCGCGAAGATTTGCGATTTCGGACTGGCGCACGCGCGCGCCGAGGCGCAGATCACGCGCGACGGTTCGACGCTCGGCACGGCGGCCTACATGTCGCCGGAGCAGGCGCAGGGACAGCCGGTCGACCAACGCTCCGATCTGTTCTCTTTCGGATCGGTTCTTTACGAAATGCTGACGGGCCAGCGCGCGTTTGCCGGCGAGCATGAAGCGGCTGTTGTTTACTCCATCATCCACGACGACCCCGAACCACTGTCACGGTGGGGCAGCGATGTGCCGCGCGGGCTCGAGGAAGTCATCGAGCGGTCGCTGAAGAAGAAACCGGATGAGCGTTACGGATCTGCCGATGAACTGCTGGCAGCATTGCGCGAGGTGAAACGCTCACTCGATGGCGGCGTGGCGGCGGCGGGCCAGACGGACCGCGACGCTCCTTCGATTGCGGTGCTGCCGTTTACCAACATGAGCGCCGATCCGGAAAACGAATACTTCTCCGACGGTTTGGCCGAGGAATTGATCAACGCCCTGACCAAGATTCCGCAACTGCATGTCGCCGCGCGGACCTCGTCGTTTGCGTTCAAAGGACGGGAATTGGACATTCGCGAGATCGGACGCAAGCTCGGAGTCGGTACGGTGCTGGAAGGCAGCGTGCGACGGGCCGGAAAACGCCTGCGTGTCACCGCCCAATTGATCAACGTGACCGACGGATACCATCTCTGGGCGGAACGCTACGACCGCGAGATGGAGGATGTCTTCGCCATCCAGGACGAAATCTCCGGAGCGATTGTCTCGACGCTCAAAGTCAGATTGGTGGGCGAAGACAATCGCCCTCAGGTACGACGCCCCACCGCGAATGTGGAAGCATACAGTCTGTATCTGCGGGGCCGTCACTTTTGGAGCGGGCGCACCGAAGACGGATTGCAACGCGCGATCGACTGTTACCAGCAAGCCATTGCGCTGGATCCGCGCTTCACTCTGGCGCATGTCGGCATCGCCGATTGCCGGCTGCTGTCATGCTCCTATCAGTTTCTGTCCCCGGCCGATTCGATCCCGTATGCCCGGGAGGCAGCGGCCCGCGCGATGACATTGGACTCGGAATCGGCCGAAGCGTACGAGTCTCGCGCGCACGTGCACATCCTGGATGACTGGGATTGGTCGGCGGCCGAGCGTGATTTCCGCCGGGCCATTGCGCTGGACCCCGGCTATGCCACCGCGCGCAACCGGCTCGGTTTGCTGCTGTCGCTGCTGGGACGCATCGATGCGGCGCTTGAGGAAAGTGAGACCGCGCGCGCGCTGGAACCGATGTCGCTGATCATCAACAACGCGTATGCTCTGCGGGCGTTCGAGCGACGTGAGTTCGATCGGGCGCTGAATCTGGTGAGCGATGTGCTGGAGATGAAGACCGACTTCGGTCCGGCCCGCATGCTCCTGGGTCAGATCTACGAACAGTTGGGTGACTACCAGCGGGCCGTGGCCGAGCTGCACCGGGCCAAATCCGCACTGGGCTCAAGCAGCGTG
The sequence above is drawn from the Candidatus Zixiibacteriota bacterium genome and encodes:
- the nadA gene encoding quinolinate synthase NadA codes for the protein MGTLVKHAEEQHPSVSACAVTARPEDDVLRARIRGQIDRWDKRLVILAHHYQRKEVVPFGNFVGDSYYLSKVASQQQRAEHIVFCGVHFMAESARILCRPEQRVYLPNLRAGCPMADMADEIQVDDSWDWLGEHFDQKTIIPISYMNSAASLKAFCGANGGLICTSSNAEAAFRWAFARGEKVFFFPDEHLGTNTANRLCIPREQRVMFDPLHPPTDPEPFRRAKVILWKGFCHVHVNFTPDHVRQVRQHYPGVKVVVHPECTEAVVDLADAVGSTAFITKYVEAQPAGSIIAIGTEINLTSRLADEHPDKTIFELSGQNCPLCVNMFRTSLEDLANCLDELGSDSHSKEITVKPEIARDARLALDRMLELKQ
- a CDS encoding protein kinase, with the protein product MRGETIGQYRIIDKLGAGGMGEVFLAEDTKLKRKVALKFLPESLSAVAEARARFEREARAQAALSHPNVVVVHDVAVHNGRPFIVMEHIDGMPLGEYCLTESPSVSARIRLAIGIAEGLAAAHRASIIHRDLKPANILVASDGRAKICDFGLAHARAEAQITRDGSTLGTAAYMSPEQAQGQPVDQRSDLFSFGSVLYEMLTGQRAFAGEHEAAVVYSIIHDDPEPLSRWGSDVPRGLEEVIERSLKKKPDERYGSADELLAALREVKRSLDGGVAAAGQTDRDAPSIAVLPFTNMSADPENEYFSDGLAEELINALTKIPQLHVAARTSSFAFKGRELDIREIGRKLGVGTVLEGSVRRAGKRLRVTAQLINVTDGYHLWAERYDREMEDVFAIQDEISGAIVSTLKVRLVGEDNRPQVRRPTANVEAYSLYLRGRHFWSGRTEDGLQRAIDCYQQAIALDPRFTLAHVGIADCRLLSCSYQFLSPADSIPYAREAAARAMTLDSESAEAYESRAHVHILDDWDWSAAERDFRRAIALDPGYATARNRLGLLLSLLGRIDAALEESETARALEPMSLIINNAYALRAFERREFDRALNLVSDVLEMKTDFGPARMLLGQIYEQLGDYQRAVAELHRAKSALGSSSVASGQLGHAYAKWGNDEEARLILEELHELSARRFVSPLSFSMIHLGLGETEQALEWLARAVDQRSVWMIHLHVASDPRLDAVRDNPSFTALLGRMNLSAAQTGPRR